The DNA sequence GCGGATACGGCTGGAGAAGTCGGGGCTGTCGGTGGAGGTGGCGGTTCCCGCCGCCCACACCTCCCGGTTGCTCGACGCGGTGGTCGTCGCCTTGGCGGCGGCGGGCGCCGTGGTGTGTCCGGTGCTCACGTTGAGGGTGGTCCCGCCGGACTTCCCCACGTGGGCCGTGGTGGCGCTGGTCGCCGGGCAGATCGGTCTGCTCGGGGTGCTGGCGCTGGTCGCGCGCCGCAGGTGAAGAGGTGCGGATGGGGCACTCGGGGGGAGTGCCCCATCCCGCGTGTCAGGCGCGGGCCAGGGGCGAGGGCAGGTCGGTGAAGTCCTTGGTCCGCTCCAAGCTCGTGAGCACGGCGAGCAGGTCGTCCGGTGGGACGACGAGCCGGCGGGCGTCGAGGTCCAGCCAGCCCGCGGTGGTCACGATGGTGGCGGCGGTGCGGCCGTCGGCCTTGATCACCTTGTTGTGCAGGCGGAACCGCGCGCCGTCCGAGGCGAGGCCGGCCAGCCGCAGCTCCACCACGATCGGGTCGAGCAGGCGCATCTCGGCGCGGTAGCGGATGTCGTCGCCGTGCGAGATGGGCCCGATCCGACGGGCGGCGAACTCCGCGGCCGGGAAGCCCGCCGACGCGAAGTACTGCATCCGGTTGTCCTCGGCCGCGTCCAGGTACGCGGTGGTGCGCATGTGGCCGTTCTGGTCGACGTCCGGCCAGCGCACGTGGGTGGTGCTGGTGAAGGGCATGCGTCGAGTATGCGGACCCCCACCGGCACCACCCGCCGGACCGGCGCGCCGGACTACGCGATCGCCCGTGCCAGCAGCCGCCCGGTGCGTTCGCGCACCGACGGCGTGTCCAGCCCGCGCACCACCACGGTGGTCCGCCGCCGCAGCACGTCGTCCACCTCGGTCGCCCACTCGTACCGCTGCGCGTGCGCCACCTGCGCCCAGATGTCGGGCCCGTCGGGGTGCACGCGGTCCAGCAGCGACGGGTCCTCCGACGCCAGCGCCAGCACCTCGTGGCTGACCGTCCCGTAGTGCGTGGCCAGGTGCCGCAGCACGTCGTCGGGCACGGCGGGCAGCTCACGGCCGAGCTGGGCGCTCACCCGCTCGGGCAGCGCGGCGCCCGGCAACGCCGCCGGCACCCCGTCGAACGCGTGCGCCAG is a window from the Saccharothrix saharensis genome containing:
- a CDS encoding acyl-CoA thioesterase, producing the protein MPFTSTTHVRWPDVDQNGHMRTTAYLDAAEDNRMQYFASAGFPAAEFAARRIGPISHGDDIRYRAEMRLLDPIVVELRLAGLASDGARFRLHNKVIKADGRTAATIVTTAGWLDLDARRLVVPPDDLLAVLTSLERTKDFTDLPSPLARA